From Bombina bombina isolate aBomBom1 chromosome 1, aBomBom1.pri, whole genome shotgun sequence:
ACCGATTCCCACTCGCCAGAGCGATTGGACCTCTTGATAGCATCCACCACACTCTGCATATATAAACCATCTTCAAAAGTAGCAGCTGATGTCAGTGGTTTGTAGTCCCATGTTCTACGATCCTCCTGGTCTTGGAAAGAGAGGCGAAGTGCCCTTACCATGTGTGCCATACCCTTAAGGTAGGGAGGAGGCACTTTCTCAAATCCACTTAGTCCTCCTGGGTCCATGGTCAATGGATCTGAGAGCAGAAGCTCTTCTTCAGATGAGGAGTTTCTTTGGCCATAAAGTTCTGTTCCACGTACAATCAGCCTCCCTGCTGACCCGACAACCATGACCTCATGCACAAATGCCCCTGGCATATTGAAGTTGAGCGTCACAGTACTACAAGCACCACCTGACATCTGCATCTGGAAGAAGCAGAAGTCATCGCTTGTCACATGCCGTATGCCAGTGATTTCTTCATTCTGCTTCACAAAAGTTTTAAGTAGACCATGGACTTTCTCAGCACGCTTGCCTGTCAAGTGTGTTAGAAGATCCACAATATATGTCCCCATAGTATGTAACCCACCTCCTCCCATAAGCTCATCGCAGATCCAACTATACTGGCTGCTCAGCAAACTGCCCCAGTACACTCTAACATCACAGATCCGCACCTCACCCACATAGTCTTGTTCCAAGATAAGCTGGCGCATGTGGACAAAGGCTGGCAGGAAACGTAGAGCATTCCCAACAAGGCTCATCAACTTTGGGTAGTAACAAGCAGCTTTCACCATCAGATAGGCATCTAGACATGTGGCAGCTTTCTCACAAATCACATTCTTTCCAATTCCTacaaatgagtaaaaaaaaaaaaaaaatagcagcaaaATATTTTCAGAAGCAATGTGCAGCTGTAGAATACATAGCCTGACAATTTAAAtgaccattatagttgaaaaactgcatgctctaattcgttacaacatgcaattttaagactactGATCTTGCACCTCTGTGCATTTAACCACACTGCTGAAACAAATCAGAAACTGCTGCTtattcaatcagcagcactagGTACATAGTAGTCATGCAGCTAGTGCTACTGACCAAGAGCATTCCTCTGTGGGTTCTGAGTGGCTATTCTTTGCGGGGTTAAACACAGAGGTGCAGGGTcgttagtcttaaaatgacatgcttcacctagaatgtctttttttttttttactacaatggCCCTTCATGAGCTAATTCAGCCCAATGccctattttatatatacacaataacattaTAGTATAAGAAAAAGAGAAAACAGGGAATTAGCAATAAACTACACTTATTATTTCCTAGATTCAATAATAGTGAATAGGAGGTGTGTCTACAGTTTCATAAAGTTTTAACAAATTAACTGCACTGgaattaaaagggatactaaatccaattttgttctttaatgattcagatagagaatgcaattttaagcaactctctaatttactccttgatatctttgtttaaaaagcttatgagccggcccatttctggttacGCTTTCTTATTGGTCGGTGAATGTAGTCAGCAATacgcaagtgctatccagggtgctgaacctaaaatgggccagctcctaagctttatatttctgcttttaaaataaagatagcaagagaacaaataaaaattgataataggagtaaattagaaagttgcttaaaactgaatgctctatttaagttaataataagaagaaaaaaaattgggtttagaatcccttttactctttttgtgtgcgtcgggttgcactcgtattatgagttaaaagtaaacatacatacatacacacatttagccatcaatcagcaagcactacccaaaggtgggccggctcgtaagcttacattcctgttttttcaaataaagataacaagaagaaaaattgataagagtaaataagaaagttgcttaaaat
This genomic window contains:
- the GFOD2 gene encoding glucose-fructose oxidoreductase domain-containing protein 2, with the protein product MKTLPGVGVFGTGSTARVLVPLLRAEGFCIEALWGKSDDEAKELAEELGISFFTSRTDDVLLHQDVDLVCISIPPPLTRQIAVKALGIGKNVICEKAATCLDAYLMVKAACYYPKLMSLVGNALRFLPAFVHMRQLILEQDYVGEVRICDVRVYWGSLLSSQYSWICDELMGGGGLHTMGTYIVDLLTHLTGKRAEKVHGLLKTFVKQNEEITGIRHVTSDDFCFFQMQMSGGACSTVTLNFNMPGAFVHEVMVVGSAGRLIVRGTELYGQRNSSSEEELLLSDPLTMDPGGLSGFEKVPPPYLKGMAHMVRALRLSFQDQEDRRTWDYKPLTSAATFEDGLYMQSVVDAIKRSNRSGEWESVDIMIEEPDSNQNLCDALQRNNL